One window of the Cryptomeria japonica chromosome 7, Sugi_1.0, whole genome shotgun sequence genome contains the following:
- the LOC131039570 gene encoding adenylate-forming reductase 03009 has protein sequence MEQSMKCSSCRGVSFETKNDRRLSFNRGSFNRIFPSDRWAIFQRSESRPSSHFCNLDDDEEEANDVEQQEELWNSSDLPVPKKDTLPQKPSKPESRLSVILLDQGLFTVYKRLFILCLALNLSTILFATSGVFPYAMKEAGFFSVGNLLVLVLCRSEAFLRCVFWVAVKVLGRSWVPIPLKTATTSFLQCVGGIHSGCGVSSIMWLIYYLVESLRRPETSSAMIKGVAFGILGLLVISSAAAFPLVRHLHHNIFEGFHRFAGWAAVILLWIFLILTVSYNPDDRIYRVSISALAKKKDVWFTWFITFLIVLPWLTVRKVAVEVSTSSAHASLIRFAGGVNAGLLGRISRSPLSDWHAFGIISDGKCQHMMLAGAVGDFTRELVSDPPKFLYTRCIHFAGLPYLINMYDRVVLVATGSGICVFLSFSLQPCAAQVYVIWVAKSIEKNFGEEIVRMVKDHPPEKRIIHDTAVSGRPNVAEMTVKAVRNWNAEVVIVTSNPSGSRDVVNECKTRGIPAFGPIWDS, from the coding sequence ATGGAGCAATCGATGAAGTGCTCTAGTTGTCGTGGGGTGTCATTTGAAACCAAAAACGACAGGAGATTGTCGTTCAATCGCGGATCTTTTAACAGAATTTTTCCCAGTGATCGGTGGGCAATCTTCCAAAGATCAGAGAGCCGACCCAGCAGCCATTTCTGTAATTTAGACGACGATGAGGAAGAAGCCAATGATGTGGAACAACAGGAGGAGCTTTGGAATTCCTCGGATTTACCAGTGCCCAAAAAGGATACTCTGCCTCAGAAGCCATCAAAACCAGAGTCTCGCCTTTCAGTCATATTGCTGGATCAAGGCCTGTTTACAGTCTACAAGCGTCTCTTCATTCTATGCCTTGCCCTAAATTTGAGTACAATTCTGTTCGCTACAAGTGGGGTTTTCCCCTACGCCATGAAAGAAGCCGGTTTCTTCTCAGTGGGGAATTTACTGGTTCTTGTTCTGTGCCGTAGCGAGGCCTTTCTGAGATGTGTGTTTTGGGTTGCAGTGAAGGTTTTGGGCAGGtcgtgggttccaatcccactcaAGACCGCCACAACTTCTTTTCTCCAGTGCGTAGGAGGAATCCACAGTGGGTGTGGTGTTTCTTCCATAATGTGGCTGATTTACTACCTTGTAGAATCCCTCCGCCGCCCTGAGACAAGCTCCGCCATGATTAAAGGCGTCGCCTTTGGGATTTTAGGGCTTCTGGTAATAAGCTCGGCGGCGGCATTTCCTCTGGTCCGCCATCTGCACCACAACATCTTTGAAGGATTCCACCGTTTTGCCGGCTGGGCTGCGGTAATTTTACTCTGGATTTTTCTCATACTCACTGTATCTTACAACCCAGATGACAGGATTTACAGAGTGAGTATCTCTGCTCTTGCAAAGAAGAAGGACGTGTGGTTTACTTGGTTCATCACGTTCCTTATAGTGTTGCCATGGCTGACTGTGAGAAAAGTTGCAGTGGAAGTTTCAACATCGTCTGCTCATGCAAGTTTGATAAGATTTGCCGGGGGAGTAAATGCCGGATTGCTCGGCCGGATTAGCAGATCTCCTCTCTCCGACTGGCATGCATTTGGAATAATCTCCGACGGAAAATGCCAGCATATGATGTTGGCCGGAGCAGTGGGTGATTTTACGAGAGAATTGGTGTCAGATCCGCCGAAATTCTTGTATACTCGCTGCATTCATTTTGCAGGATTGCCGTATCTGATAAACATGTATGACAGAGTAGTTCTGGTTGCTACTGGTTCGGGCATTTGCGTCTTTCTGTCCTTCAGTCTGCAGCCTTGTGCTGCACAAGTTTACGTCATTTGGGTGGCAAAATCCATCGAGAAGAATTTTGGAGAGGAGATTGTGAGAATGGTGAAAGACCACCCTCCGGAAAAGAGGATCATTCATGATACAGCCGTTTCAGGGCGTCCAAATGTTGCAGAAATGACTGTGAAAGCTGTGAGAAATTGGAATGCTGAAGTCGTCATTGTGACGAGCAATCCGAGTGGGAGTAGAGATGTAGTGAATGAATGCAAAACCAGAGGAATCCCAGCTTTTGGGCCCATCTGGGACTCCTGA
- the LOC131039569 gene encoding adenylate-forming reductase 06235, whose translation MEETTSGETSTNFSTERSDSHLSSFNISDIENGSASDLERQIGFGAPQVLEEIRRAAPNPKKAETRLSVILLDQGLFTVYKRLFITTFALNVTALILAATGHFPYAEKEAALFSVGNILALVLCRSEVFLRIVFWVAVKMLGRSWVPIPLKTAATSFLQCLGGIHSGCGISSIMWLIYSLVQILRHRESTSGVIIGVAAAILGLLFISSAAAFPLVRHVHHNFFEEIHRFAGWIALALLWAFVILTASYNPTKRAYKLRFLDLVKKQDFIFTLLITLLIIFPWLTVRKVAVQVSAQSGQASLIKFGGGVNPGLLGRISRSPLSDWHAFGIISDGKDEHMMLAGAVGDFTTGLVSDPPKFLYTRCIHFAGLPYLVNMYEKVVVVATGSGIGVFLSFMLQRSRANVYFIWVAKSIQRNFGDEIVRKIESYPSEKMIVHDTAVSGRPNVAELTVKAVRDWSAQVVIVTSNPRGSRDVVKKCRGEGIPAFGPIWDS comes from the coding sequence ATGGAGGAGACAACCTCAGGGGAAACCAGTACAAATTTTAGCACAGAAAGATCAGATAGCCATTTGAGCAGCTTCAATATATCAGACATCGAAAATGGTAGCGCATCAGATTTGGAGCGCCAAATCGGTTTCGGCGCTCCACAAGTCTTGGAAGAAATAAGAAGGGCGGCGCCTAACCCAAAAAAAGCAGAGACACGTCTTTCAGTGATATTGCTGGATCAGGGCCTATTTACAGTCTATAAAAGATTGTTCATCACAACTTTTGCATTAAATGTTACTGCACTCATTTTGGCTGCCACAGGCCATTTTCCATATGCTGAAAAAGAAGCAGCTTTATTCTCAGTGGGCAACATTTTAGCGCTGGTGCTGTGCAGAAGTGAAGTTTTTCTGAGGATCGTATTCTGGGTCGCCGTCAAAATGTTGGGCAGGtcgtgggttccaatcccactcaAGACCGCCGCCACTTCTTTTCTTCAGTGCTTAGGAGGAATCCACAGCGGTTGTGGGATTTCGTCCATTATGTGGTTGATTTACTCCCTCGTACAAATTCTCCGCCACAGGGAATCAACAAGTGGTGTTATAATTGGCGTCGCAGCCGCCATTCTGGGGCTTCTGTTCATAAGTTCGGCGGCGGCATTTCCACTGGTCCGCCATGTCCATCACAACTTCTTCGAAGAAATCCACCGTTTTGCAGGCTGGATAGCCCTTGCATTGCTCTGGGCTTTTGTCATTCTCACTGCATCATACAATCCAACAAAGCGGGCATACAAATTACGTTTCTTGGATCTTGTaaagaaacaagatttcatttttACATTGCTCATCACCTTGCTCATAATCTTTCCATGGCTGACTGTCAGAAAGGTCGCTGTCCAGGTGTCGGCGCAGTCCGGGCAAGCTAGTTTGATAAAATTTGGCGGCGGAGTGAATCCCGGTTTGTTGGGCCGGATTAGCAGATCTCCTCTCTCAGATTGGCACGCCTTCGGAATAATCTCCGACGGGAAAGATGAGCACATGATGCTGGCGGGGGCAGTTGGAGATTTTACCACAGGACTGGTTTCTGATCCGCCGAAATTCTTGTATACTCGCTGTATTCATTTTGCAGGATTGCCTTATCTGGTAAACATGTATGAGAAAGTGGTGGTGGTGGCTACAGGATCCGGCATTGGCGTTTTCCTGTCTTTTATGCTGCAGCGCTCTCGTGCAAACGTGTATTTCATTTGGGTGGCGAAATCCATACAGAGAAATTTTGGAGACGAGATTGTTAGAAAGATTGAGAGTTACCCATCTGAAAAGATGATTGTTCATGATACCGCTGTTTCAGGGCGTCCAAATGTGGCGGAATTGACAGTGAAAGCAGTGAGAGATTGGAGCGCCCAAGTTGTTATTGTGACAAGCAATCCGAGGGGTAGTCGAGACGTTGTGAAGAAATGCAGAGGAGAAGGGATTCCAGCTTTTGGGCCAATCTGGGACTCTTAA